A genome region from Sediminispirochaeta bajacaliforniensis DSM 16054 includes the following:
- a CDS encoding extracellular solute-binding protein has product MKSYGKLILFLAAILLAVTACSSDKRETLLDPDRPITVTLWHYYNGNMKVVFDSLVSEFNETIGMDRGIVVDAQSQGDVNQLGAAVFDAANRSIGAPPMPDIFASYPDNAFRVNQIVPLVNLEQYFSQEELSKYRREFLDEGRFITDNKYYILPIAKSSENLYVNRTAWAPFAKAHGFTEKDLSSWEGLVKVSKTYYEATGKGFFGVDSNANYMIVASMQLGTELFNYSQDGTASFNLTPKVAKAIWNYFYTPYVYGYFDKSGRFSSDDAKTGTVLAYTGSTAGAAYFPTEVAFSDKDVQKIEPLVLPYPCFENGKRIAIQQGAGMCITKSDDAHVYAATLFLKWFTQAPQNLKFALSTGYFPVTNEALDGGNFIKEAAVGNGSSAAIEASFMASDAMFSTYTLYNSKPFRGSFEIRDFLEKTLIAKISADLDSVKRAMKGNGDKAALLARLTSEEAFNTWYTEIQGQAHLLLQQK; this is encoded by the coding sequence ATGAAATCGTACGGGAAACTGATACTTTTCTTGGCCGCCATACTTTTGGCCGTAACAGCCTGTTCTTCGGATAAAAGAGAAACACTGTTAGATCCGGATAGGCCTATTACGGTAACCTTATGGCACTACTACAACGGCAATATGAAAGTGGTCTTTGACAGCCTCGTTTCAGAATTCAATGAAACAATAGGTATGGATCGTGGAATCGTCGTGGATGCCCAAAGCCAGGGCGATGTTAATCAGCTGGGAGCCGCTGTTTTTGATGCAGCCAATAGATCTATCGGTGCCCCTCCCATGCCGGATATCTTTGCCTCCTATCCCGACAATGCCTTTCGGGTCAATCAAATTGTTCCGCTTGTGAATCTTGAACAATATTTCTCACAGGAGGAGTTAAGCAAATACAGAAGGGAGTTCCTTGACGAGGGCCGATTCATTACCGACAACAAATACTACATTCTCCCCATAGCAAAGTCATCTGAAAACCTTTACGTCAACCGAACGGCCTGGGCACCCTTTGCAAAAGCCCACGGCTTTACTGAAAAGGATCTCTCAAGCTGGGAAGGTCTCGTCAAGGTATCGAAAACCTACTACGAAGCCACGGGCAAGGGTTTTTTCGGGGTGGATTCGAACGCGAACTACATGATAGTCGCAAGTATGCAGCTGGGTACTGAACTGTTCAACTATTCTCAAGATGGAACAGCGAGTTTCAATCTTACCCCGAAGGTTGCCAAAGCGATTTGGAACTATTTTTATACTCCCTATGTGTATGGATACTTTGACAAATCAGGACGCTTCAGTTCCGACGATGCCAAAACCGGGACTGTATTGGCCTACACAGGATCAACTGCGGGGGCCGCATACTTTCCGACAGAGGTGGCGTTCAGTGACAAAGATGTACAGAAGATAGAGCCTCTTGTGCTGCCCTACCCCTGCTTTGAGAACGGAAAACGCATTGCGATTCAGCAAGGGGCCGGTATGTGCATCACGAAAAGTGACGACGCCCATGTGTACGCAGCCACCCTGTTTTTGAAATGGTTTACCCAGGCACCTCAAAATCTGAAATTCGCTCTATCCACAGGATACTTCCCCGTCACCAATGAGGCCCTGGATGGAGGGAATTTCATCAAGGAAGCTGCCGTGGGAAATGGTTCCTCTGCAGCGATAGAGGCCTCGTTCATGGCAAGCGATGCTATGTTCAGCACCTATACCCTCTATAACAGCAAACCATTCAGGGGAAGCTTCGAAATAAGGGATTTTCTGGAGAAGACGCTTATTGCAAAAATTTCAGCCGACCTGGACAGCGTAAAAAGGGCGATGAAAGGGAATGGGGACAAGGCTGCGCTGCTTGCCCGATTAACCTCTGAAGAGGCCTTCAATACCTGGTATACAGAAATTCAAGGGCAGGCACATCTCCTCCTTCAGCAAAAATAG
- a CDS encoding MarR family winged helix-turn-helix transcriptional regulator produces the protein MFRNDSPFFSGVRTIVQKMHSLSAERLALLGLNRFEMMALLKIYEENGILQRDIVSEAGGEGVSIGLAVRALVRMGYIRREPDKNDRRMRRLFIAELGMERRSELLELKRSVEHFIIFGIENEELIALERIISKIEDWISCNERECCTGGRK, from the coding sequence ATGTTTAGAAATGATTCGCCTTTCTTTTCTGGTGTAAGAACGATTGTGCAAAAAATGCATTCCTTATCTGCTGAACGACTGGCCCTGCTCGGACTCAATCGATTTGAGATGATGGCTTTATTAAAGATCTATGAAGAGAACGGAATACTGCAAAGGGATATTGTCTCGGAGGCAGGAGGGGAGGGCGTAAGCATTGGGCTTGCTGTTAGGGCCCTGGTGCGAATGGGATATATCCGGAGAGAACCGGATAAAAACGACCGCAGAATGCGGAGACTCTTTATTGCAGAATTGGGTATGGAACGTAGAAGCGAGTTACTGGAACTAAAAAGGAGTGTGGAACATTTTATCATCTTTGGAATTGAGAATGAGGAACTTATTGCATTGGAAAGAATTATATCGAAGATAGAAGATTGGATATCCTGCAATGAACGTGAGTGTTGTACAGGAGGTAGGAAATGA
- a CDS encoding sensor domain-containing diguanylate cyclase, with translation MISADLVFFQKSEWEHVTFSSDFSCSYAILGTYTLLVRGNGFTTEETERASLAFGKRIADKYIPSDGPFILIHDWRRYRDGTLQARKLFMDFIVNNKQLKLVVFCNCSWSQELSIRLGRALGFLKTGIRICRTYHEAVKVASFYVETGSLPPDKLDPFAFLHTKTARYNKELLGYLESIDWKSGKQTGEVALHYRHPLLPVFDSITLIRSELEKTFRERDKAEAALREHQQNLEALIHERTAALKASEIKYRKLLELTPAALAVLTPHLSVSYVNAAFTTLFGYSLDRFSSPSSFTATLCPDPAMEAQFTFFLASHLPEDRDLTCTTDNGTIIYVQVSLNTISDSLLLSFTDITLRKKTESRLFELSLKDELTGIYNRRHFVSVLSQELQHYQRYGTPISLLLFDIDLFKVINDTWGHPAGDFVLRELSSRIAGQIRDIDIFFRTGGEEFAVVMPGITLEQGEIAAERLRAVVADTPFLWESAEITVTISIGLAEAEQPNTDPKSFFRKADNRLYWAKKEGRNCVCSSQ, from the coding sequence GTGATATCTGCCGATCTTGTTTTTTTTCAAAAAAGTGAATGGGAACATGTCACGTTTTCTTCTGATTTTTCCTGTTCCTATGCTATTCTTGGAACATATACCTTACTCGTCCGTGGCAACGGCTTCACAACTGAAGAGACCGAGCGTGCCTCTCTTGCATTTGGTAAAAGAATCGCCGATAAGTATATTCCCTCGGACGGGCCCTTTATCCTCATTCATGATTGGCGCCGCTATCGGGACGGAACCCTCCAGGCACGCAAGCTTTTCATGGATTTTATTGTTAATAACAAGCAACTTAAACTCGTTGTTTTCTGTAATTGCAGTTGGAGTCAGGAACTTAGCATACGGCTTGGCAGGGCCTTGGGATTTCTTAAAACCGGGATACGTATTTGCAGAACCTATCACGAGGCTGTAAAAGTGGCGTCGTTTTATGTGGAGACGGGTTCCCTGCCTCCTGACAAGCTTGATCCCTTCGCTTTTCTGCATACTAAAACGGCTCGCTATAATAAGGAACTTCTCGGCTATCTCGAAAGTATCGACTGGAAGAGTGGAAAACAGACTGGAGAAGTGGCCCTTCATTATCGGCATCCACTTCTGCCGGTCTTCGACTCAATAACCCTTATCCGTTCGGAGCTGGAAAAGACCTTTCGGGAACGTGACAAGGCGGAAGCGGCGCTCAGAGAACATCAGCAGAATCTGGAAGCGTTGATCCATGAACGTACCGCCGCTTTGAAAGCAAGCGAAATTAAATATCGAAAACTTTTGGAACTGACACCTGCAGCTCTCGCTGTTCTGACACCGCACCTCTCCGTCTCGTATGTCAATGCTGCATTTACGACACTTTTTGGGTATTCTCTGGATCGTTTTTCTTCTCCCTCTTCCTTTACCGCGACATTATGTCCTGATCCGGCAATGGAGGCCCAGTTTACGTTTTTTTTGGCATCACATCTGCCGGAAGATCGTGACCTTACCTGTACCACTGACAACGGAACCATTATCTACGTTCAGGTTTCGTTGAACACTATCTCCGATTCCCTGCTTCTTTCCTTTACCGATATTACCCTTAGAAAAAAAACGGAATCCCGGCTTTTTGAATTATCGTTGAAAGACGAGCTGACCGGCATATATAACCGGAGACATTTTGTCAGTGTACTCTCTCAGGAGTTGCAGCATTATCAGCGTTACGGTACGCCGATTAGCTTGCTGCTTTTCGATATCGATCTCTTTAAAGTAATCAATGATACCTGGGGGCATCCTGCTGGTGATTTTGTACTCCGGGAGCTTAGTTCCAGAATTGCCGGGCAGATTCGGGACATAGATATCTTTTTCCGCACCGGAGGCGAAGAGTTTGCTGTTGTCATGCCCGGAATCACCCTTGAGCAGGGGGAAATCGCTGCAGAGCGTTTGCGAGCCGTTGTCGCCGATACCCCTTTCCTCTGGGAATCAGCGGAGATCACCGTTACCATCAGTATTGGGCTGGCAGAGGCCGAACAGCCCAATACTGACCCTAAATCTTTTTTCCGAAAGGCCGACAATAGGCTTTATTGGGCAAAAAAAGAGGGACGGAATTGTGTTTGCAGCTCACAGTGA
- a CDS encoding diguanylate cyclase domain-containing protein — protein sequence MKGIRSKKGSIVHKITRLILGIIVLQTLLFSGILIVGGVIYQAEKNAYQAFHDKVNSRKAYLQSEMKNSWTNYDPYIGNIRKLLSAHGSDTKSFFREAVTQMIPMLRATQATGVFIIIKPNENGNKGFPAVYLRDYDPMMNPYSNDDIYMVCGSPELAEVLMIPMDQTWQYRFHPTEGSDLFINKPYEAATVASTATLLGYWSKPFTLNEHDIPIITYSIPLFDNSGKLRGVVGTELTLNHLAKFFPAQELQPRDSLGYFIASSDEKNEEKVPLIMGGALQRRFIRETEPLKLSIVDEEEHIYTIENHAGKESLYAAVEELGLYKFNTPFENEHWYLIGIMRKDYLLSYANRIRQIIFISLLLSIVIGTVGGALISFQMTKPIVVLARQVRDIDLQHELQFMPTGLQELDELSRSVEITNHRMLESASRLTKIIEMLGLPIGAFEMNPAMGKVFVTEYFWDIISIDKKEAPLYENQQMFTELLDHLFSKPDSTETDVYAIGETPTRWIRYKESRNNGIIVGVVMDVTGEIQEKKQIQRERDHDPLTSLLNRKGFQWEFERWRETSSGSIAALVMFDLDNLKQVNDNFGHKWGDQYIVTAVEQLKGIAPKENQILGRRSGDEFILLLHGFESEERIRRCMESFYEGLSARLVAFPNGKSAPVSISAGLMWVKSEQFSYDELLHFADEALYIAKGTKKGTYIENTTFPGSDRNVIA from the coding sequence GTGAAGGGAATACGGTCGAAGAAAGGCTCCATTGTCCACAAGATAACTCGATTAATTCTCGGAATTATCGTCCTTCAAACCCTGCTTTTCAGTGGGATACTGATCGTGGGAGGCGTGATCTACCAGGCCGAGAAAAATGCCTATCAGGCCTTTCACGATAAGGTCAACAGCAGAAAGGCCTACCTCCAAAGTGAGATGAAAAATAGCTGGACCAACTATGATCCCTATATAGGTAATATCCGTAAATTGCTTTCGGCACATGGATCCGACACAAAAAGCTTCTTCAGGGAAGCTGTCACGCAGATGATTCCAATGCTCAGGGCGACTCAGGCAACCGGGGTATTTATCATCATTAAACCTAATGAGAATGGAAACAAAGGATTTCCCGCCGTGTATCTCCGAGACTACGACCCCATGATGAACCCCTACAGTAATGATGATATCTATATGGTGTGCGGGTCACCGGAGCTGGCCGAAGTACTTATGATCCCCATGGATCAGACATGGCAGTACCGATTTCACCCGACAGAGGGCTCCGACCTTTTTATCAATAAACCCTATGAAGCGGCCACCGTGGCGAGTACTGCAACACTTCTCGGGTATTGGAGCAAGCCCTTTACCCTGAACGAACACGATATCCCGATCATCACCTACTCTATTCCCTTATTTGATAATTCCGGAAAACTACGCGGCGTCGTCGGGACCGAACTTACGTTGAACCATCTGGCAAAATTTTTTCCCGCCCAGGAGCTTCAACCCCGTGACTCATTGGGATATTTCATTGCTTCAAGCGACGAAAAGAACGAGGAAAAGGTCCCCCTCATCATGGGCGGAGCATTGCAAAGACGATTTATCAGGGAAACAGAACCGCTGAAGCTTTCGATAGTCGACGAAGAGGAGCATATTTATACGATAGAAAATCATGCAGGTAAAGAAAGCCTGTATGCCGCCGTCGAAGAACTGGGGCTCTACAAATTTAATACCCCGTTTGAAAACGAACATTGGTATCTGATCGGTATCATGCGCAAAGATTACCTTCTCAGTTATGCCAATCGTATCCGTCAGATCATCTTCATCTCTCTCCTTTTGTCCATTGTGATTGGTACGGTGGGGGGAGCCCTGATCAGTTTCCAAATGACAAAACCTATTGTTGTACTTGCCAGGCAGGTCAGGGATATCGATCTCCAGCATGAACTCCAATTTATGCCGACAGGTCTTCAGGAGCTTGATGAACTTTCGCGTTCTGTCGAAATTACCAATCATCGAATGCTGGAATCGGCCTCACGTCTTACAAAAATCATCGAGATGCTTGGACTTCCCATAGGTGCTTTCGAGATGAATCCGGCTATGGGTAAAGTTTTTGTTACGGAATACTTCTGGGATATCATCAGCATCGATAAAAAGGAAGCACCGCTGTATGAAAATCAACAAATGTTCACAGAGCTACTTGATCACCTATTCTCAAAACCCGATAGCACGGAAACCGATGTATATGCGATTGGAGAAACCCCCACACGCTGGATCCGTTACAAAGAATCGAGAAATAATGGCATCATCGTCGGGGTTGTCATGGATGTCACAGGTGAGATACAGGAAAAGAAGCAGATTCAGCGGGAAAGGGATCATGATCCACTCACCTCACTGTTAAACAGAAAAGGCTTTCAATGGGAGTTCGAAAGATGGCGAGAAACCTCTTCCGGTTCCATAGCGGCGCTTGTCATGTTTGATTTGGACAATCTCAAACAGGTCAACGACAATTTCGGGCACAAATGGGGCGACCAATACATAGTCACGGCAGTGGAGCAACTTAAGGGGATCGCCCCGAAAGAAAACCAGATTCTCGGACGACGCTCCGGTGATGAGTTTATCCTTCTGCTTCACGGATTCGAAAGCGAAGAGAGGATCCGCCGCTGTATGGAATCCTTCTATGAAGGGCTGTCGGCGAGGCTCGTAGCATTCCCCAACGGAAAATCAGCACCTGTTTCGATTTCCGCCGGACTGATGTGGGTCAAATCGGAACAGTTCTCCTATGACGAACTGCTTCATTTCGCCGATGAAGCCCTCTACATAGCAAAAGGCACGAAGAAAGGTACCTATATCGAAAACACAACCTTTCCCGGGAGCGACAGGAATGTCATAGCATAG
- a CDS encoding iron-containing alcohol dehydrogenase, which translates to MENFEFISPTRIIFGRGTDRAVGKTAAQYAKRVLIHYGSDRIKTSGLFDRVVSSLTAEGLEYVELGGVAPNPRLSLVREGIELCRKRSVDLILAIGGGSVIDSAKGIAAGVPDTEHDVWDFFLGKGTPKVCLPIGVVLTIPAAGSEASRSCVLTNEDGWYKRGLGNDLFRPRFAVMNPELTFSLPPYQSASGISDIMSHIMERYFTNTTKVDLTDRLCEATLKTVIENAPLVIQHPEDYDARAEIMWASTIAHNDLLSTGRVGDWGSHQIEHELSGMYDVTHGAGLAVIQPAWMKHVYKHDLKRFVQFAVRVWNVDERFDDPERTALEGIGRLKAFFSSIGLPVSLKELGIPSDRFGELAAKTFQERSTGVGNFVKLTESDVKAILELARE; encoded by the coding sequence ATGGAAAATTTTGAATTTATAAGCCCTACCAGGATTATTTTCGGCCGGGGAACAGATAGAGCGGTAGGAAAAACTGCAGCTCAATATGCTAAGAGGGTGTTGATCCATTATGGAAGCGATCGGATAAAAACGTCGGGATTGTTTGATAGGGTGGTGAGTTCGCTTACTGCCGAAGGTCTTGAATATGTTGAGCTCGGCGGGGTGGCTCCCAATCCCCGCCTTTCTTTGGTGCGCGAAGGAATTGAACTTTGTCGGAAGCGTTCTGTTGATCTTATCCTGGCAATTGGCGGAGGAAGCGTTATTGATTCGGCCAAGGGAATTGCCGCAGGGGTTCCGGATACGGAACACGACGTGTGGGACTTCTTTCTCGGCAAGGGGACTCCAAAGGTCTGTCTTCCGATAGGCGTTGTTCTTACCATCCCTGCCGCCGGAAGCGAGGCATCCCGCAGCTGTGTTCTGACCAACGAAGATGGATGGTACAAGCGGGGCCTGGGAAACGATCTCTTCCGCCCCCGCTTTGCCGTGATGAATCCCGAACTTACCTTTTCCCTGCCTCCCTATCAAAGTGCAAGCGGTATCTCCGATATCATGTCCCATATCATGGAGCGTTATTTTACCAATACCACCAAGGTGGATCTTACCGACAGGCTCTGTGAGGCGACCCTCAAAACCGTTATTGAAAATGCCCCGCTTGTTATCCAGCATCCCGAAGATTACGATGCCAGGGCCGAGATCATGTGGGCCTCCACTATTGCACACAATGATCTTTTGAGCACCGGTCGCGTCGGCGATTGGGGATCGCATCAGATCGAGCATGAGCTTTCCGGAATGTACGATGTTACCCATGGCGCAGGGCTTGCTGTTATTCAGCCCGCATGGATGAAGCACGTGTACAAGCATGACCTCAAGCGATTCGTTCAGTTTGCCGTACGGGTCTGGAATGTGGACGAGCGCTTCGATGATCCGGAACGAACTGCCTTGGAGGGGATTGGGAGACTAAAAGCCTTCTTTTCATCTATTGGCTTGCCGGTTAGCCTCAAGGAGTTGGGAATACCCTCCGATCGTTTCGGCGAGCTTGCCGCAAAAACCTTTCAGGAACGAAGTACCGGCGTTGGGAATTTCGTCAAGTTGACGGAGTCGGATGTAAAGGCCATCCTGGAGCTTGCAAGGGAATAA